One stretch of Miscanthus floridulus cultivar M001 chromosome 18, ASM1932011v1, whole genome shotgun sequence DNA includes these proteins:
- the LOC136524644 gene encoding uncharacterized mitochondrial protein AtMg00810-like, whose amino-acid sequence MTFKREMVARFHMSDLGQLFYYLGIEVKQGSDSISLGQHAYVKKLLERGDMVDCKLCVNPMEKRLKLSKNSTVVKVDATRYRRIVGGLQYVSRFMEDPREDHWIAVKWLLCCVKGTVDQGMSFPRLAAKSELSVVEA is encoded by the exons atgaccttcaagcgtgagatggtggcTCGGTTCCACATGAGCGACCTCGGTCAACTcttctactacctcggcatcgaggtgaagcAGGGGAGCGATTCCATCTCCCTAGGCCAGCACGCCTACGTGAAGAAGCTACTAGAGCGTGGCGACATGGTAGACTGCAAGCTGTGCGTGAATCCAATGGAGAAAAGGCTGAAGCTGTCAAAGAACAGCACCGTGGTGAAGGTGGACGCGACGCGTTACCGGAGGATCGTCGGCGGGCTGCA GTATGTCAGTCggttcatggaggatccccgcgAGGATCATTGGATTGCAGTGAAATGGCTTCTGTGCtgcgtcaaggggacggtggatcaagggatGTCTTTCCCAAGACTGGCGGCGAAG